One genomic region from Candidatus Spechtbacteria bacterium encodes:
- a CDS encoding LCP family protein yields the protein MSANQNNRGGVKFIFLVGFLSAVVLGAVTKDAIMSFVNTTNGQKLQQIITEAKDAVPVASLPLTPEVKLQGEETGRVNVLILGIGGEDHPGSLLTDTIMLASFDTVNIKADIFSIPRDLAVSVPGRGTITKINALYEFSGSAVFPNPGGVDLIQQKVQEITGIKAQYYFIADFDALTQVIDDVGGISIPQEDSLKDKTFPTDDRGFETFAVQRGWRYLNGQDALKYVRTRHTGNGDFDRMRRQHTVLLALKQKIQGLNSVKDLPTIIKIYQHAQSHIASNASIGEIQRVWNITKGFSQGNVEFHVISSEPDNLLVSKIANWDGQQAYTLQPKAGLEDYSQIQQFIQQILSPTT from the coding sequence ATGAGTGCTAATCAAAACAACCGTGGCGGTGTAAAATTTATTTTCCTAGTCGGCTTTTTGAGTGCCGTAGTTTTAGGCGCTGTGACAAAAGACGCGATTATGTCTTTTGTTAACACAACCAATGGACAAAAATTACAGCAAATAATTACCGAAGCAAAAGACGCGGTTCCCGTCGCCTCGCTTCCTCTTACTCCGGAGGTAAAATTGCAAGGCGAAGAAACAGGCCGCGTAAATGTGCTCATCCTTGGCATTGGCGGCGAAGATCATCCTGGCTCGCTCCTGACAGATACTATCATGCTCGCCTCTTTTGATACCGTGAATATAAAGGCAGATATCTTCTCTATTCCACGCGACCTTGCTGTTTCAGTACCCGGTCGCGGAACTATTACAAAAATAAATGCGCTTTACGAGTTTAGCGGCAGCGCTGTATTCCCAAATCCTGGTGGCGTGGATCTTATCCAGCAGAAAGTGCAAGAAATTACAGGCATTAAAGCTCAGTACTATTTTATCGCCGACTTTGACGCGCTAACACAAGTAATTGATGATGTCGGTGGCATCTCTATTCCACAAGAAGATTCTTTAAAAGATAAAACTTTCCCTACGGATGACCGCGGATTTGAAACTTTCGCCGTACAACGCGGATGGCGTTACCTCAACGGGCAAGATGCGCTAAAATATGTTCGCACGCGCCACACTGGCAATGGTGACTTTGACCGCATGCGCCGCCAACATACCGTGCTCCTTGCGCTCAAACAAAAAATACAAGGGCTCAATTCTGTAAAGGATCTGCCAACAATTATAAAAATCTATCAGCACGCGCAAAGCCATATTGCGTCAAACGCGTCTATCGGGGAGATTCAGCGTGTATGGAATATTACAAAAGGATTCTCGCAAGGCAACGTAGAATTTCATGTAATAAGCTCTGAGCCAGATAATCTGCTTGTTTCAAAAATTGCAAACTGGGACGGCCAGCAAGCATATACTTTACAGCCCAAAGCAGGCCTGGAAGATTATTCACAGATACAACAATTCATCCAACAAATACTTTCGCCGACAACGTAA
- the lepB gene encoding signal peptidase I produces the protein MFDLKEFRAFVGEALRIVVISLLIILPIRYFVTQPFFVRGASMEPSFLDGDYLIIDELSYRFYEPRRGDTVVFRFPGDPSQFYIKRVIGLPGETLQIHDGSVYIQRQSDAQPWKLSEPYLGDLQTFGELTARIDDNKLFVMGDNRAASYDSRHWGPLPLNAVIGRAWARPWPIEEFGSVNEVQYSEPAL, from the coding sequence ATGTTTGATTTAAAAGAGTTTCGGGCATTTGTGGGGGAGGCGCTGCGCATCGTAGTGATCTCCCTTCTTATTATTTTGCCGATTAGGTACTTTGTTACCCAGCCGTTTTTTGTACGCGGGGCAAGCATGGAGCCATCCTTTCTGGACGGCGACTACCTTATTATTGACGAACTCTCATATCGTTTTTATGAACCAAGGAGGGGGGATACGGTTGTATTCCGTTTCCCAGGAGACCCTTCGCAGTTTTATATAAAGCGAGTAATTGGCCTTCCTGGTGAAACCTTGCAAATACATGACGGTTCTGTTTATATCCAACGCCAAAGCGACGCGCAACCCTGGAAGCTTAGTGAACCATATTTGGGCGATCTGCAAACATTCGGTGAGTTAACCGCTCGCATTGATGATAATAAGCTATTTGTTATGGGTGATAATCGTGCCGCTTCGTATGATTCGCGCCATTGGGGGCCACTGCCATTAAACGCAGTTATCGGCCGCGCGTGGGCTCGGCCATGGCCAATAGAAGAGTTCGGCTCAGTTAATGAGGTGCAGTACTCTGAACCCGCATTGTAA
- the topA gene encoding type I DNA topoisomerase has protein sequence MQRIKKTAQTTKETQLIIVESPTKAKTISKFLPSEYTVESSYGHVRDLPTSTLGVDTEHDFAPKYIVPMKAKKRVTELKKKAAAVDSVILATDADREGEAISWHLAEVLKLKDYKRIVFHEITKTAIEHALESPRKIDDNLVDAQQARRILDRLVGYKLSPFLWKKVMRGLSAGRVQSVAVRLVVDREREIEKFVPQEYWSVEAWLQPRGVNAEKDAELRETFLARLYAKDEKPLEKLDVHNKKDADEILNSLKSADWSVKDIARKETKRNPMPPFTTSTLQQEAARKLGFSAKRTMMLAQNLYERGYITYHRTDSLNITDSALSGARDFIETKYGKQFWAGAPRLFKTKSKGAQEAHEAIRPAFAEAMAGKPAYSDREPGAIKMEDAQRKLYALIWQRFIASQMAQAVFDSTAATIATGTPYTFRANGSIMKFEGFLRVYPVKVEENELPDLKKDQPLILDKLADDQHFTEPPARYSEASLVKALEEFGIGRPSTYAPTLSTIQERNYITKNEQKRFQPTEIGITVTDLLVEHFPQIVDIQFTANVEQQLDEVATGEKNWVKILHTFYDPFKKLLEEKYEEVKKATPPVEETDKICPQCGKNLVIRNGRFGRFYACSGFPDCKYTAPLEQASSSFPQVKCPKCLADQARRDNPGFVKEIRTKRGKIFYGCSRYPECDFAVWDKPQIEGGGDTSTTLSTGNAKVVLCPKCGNALVETKKGIKCSSRECDYKEEN, from the coding sequence ATGCAACGCATAAAAAAAACAGCACAAACAACAAAAGAAACTCAACTAATTATAGTAGAGTCGCCAACTAAAGCTAAAACCATTAGCAAATTTTTACCCAGTGAATACACCGTGGAATCTTCGTATGGCCACGTGCGTGATTTGCCAACATCAACTCTGGGCGTGGATACCGAGCACGACTTTGCGCCAAAATATATTGTTCCGATGAAAGCAAAAAAGCGCGTTACGGAATTAAAGAAAAAAGCCGCTGCCGTAGATAGCGTCATACTAGCTACCGATGCCGACCGCGAAGGGGAAGCAATTTCCTGGCACTTGGCGGAGGTATTAAAGCTAAAAGATTACAAGCGCATCGTGTTCCATGAAATTACCAAAACCGCGATTGAACACGCGCTAGAAAGCCCGAGAAAAATTGACGACAATCTTGTCGACGCGCAGCAGGCGCGCCGTATTCTTGACCGTCTTGTCGGATACAAACTTTCGCCTTTCTTGTGGAAAAAAGTTATGCGTGGGCTGTCCGCCGGCCGCGTGCAATCAGTGGCCGTGCGCCTTGTTGTTGACCGTGAACGCGAAATTGAAAAATTCGTACCGCAAGAATACTGGTCGGTTGAAGCCTGGCTTCAACCGCGCGGAGTAAACGCGGAAAAGGACGCGGAATTACGCGAAACCTTTCTTGCCAGACTCTACGCCAAAGACGAAAAGCCTTTAGAAAAATTAGACGTACATAATAAAAAAGATGCGGATGAAATATTAAATTCTCTCAAATCCGCCGATTGGAGCGTGAAGGATATCGCGCGCAAAGAAACGAAACGAAATCCCATGCCGCCATTTACTACTAGCACCCTTCAGCAGGAAGCTGCGAGAAAATTAGGATTTTCTGCAAAGCGCACCATGATGCTCGCGCAAAATTTGTATGAGCGCGGATATATCACATATCACCGCACAGACTCGCTGAATATCACGGATTCCGCTCTTTCTGGCGCGCGAGATTTTATTGAAACAAAATACGGCAAACAATTCTGGGCTGGCGCGCCGCGTTTATTTAAAACAAAATCAAAAGGCGCGCAGGAAGCGCACGAGGCAATTCGCCCCGCCTTCGCTGAAGCTATGGCGGGCAAGCCTGCTTATTCCGACCGCGAACCGGGAGCAATAAAGATGGAGGATGCTCAACGAAAACTTTACGCGCTTATTTGGCAAAGATTCATCGCAAGCCAGATGGCGCAAGCAGTGTTTGATTCAACCGCGGCGACAATTGCTACCGGCACACCTTACACCTTCCGCGCCAATGGCTCCATTATGAAATTTGAAGGATTCTTGCGCGTCTATCCTGTAAAAGTAGAGGAAAACGAGTTGCCTGATCTAAAGAAAGATCAGCCGCTTATCTTGGATAAACTTGCTGACGACCAGCATTTCACAGAACCGCCCGCGCGATATAGCGAGGCAAGCTTAGTGAAAGCGCTTGAAGAATTTGGCATCGGCCGCCCTTCCACTTACGCGCCAACGCTTTCTACGATTCAAGAAAGAAACTACATCACTAAAAACGAACAGAAACGTTTTCAGCCAACAGAAATTGGTATCACGGTTACGGACCTGCTCGTGGAGCACTTCCCGCAAATTGTAGATATTCAATTTACTGCCAATGTTGAGCAGCAGCTTGACGAAGTTGCAACGGGTGAAAAAAATTGGGTAAAAATTTTGCATACATTTTATGATCCATTTAAAAAACTTCTTGAAGAAAAATACGAAGAAGTAAAAAAAGCTACGCCGCCAGTGGAAGAAACAGACAAAATCTGCCCGCAGTGTGGAAAGAATCTTGTTATCCGCAACGGACGTTTCGGACGCTTTTACGCGTGCTCCGGTTTCCCGGATTGCAAATATACCGCGCCGCTTGAGCAGGCATCATCTTCATTCCCACAAGTTAAATGCCCAAAATGCTTGGCTGATCAAGCAAGGCGAGACAACCCGGGATTTGTAAAAGAAATACGCACCAAGCGCGGAAAAATATTCTACGGCTGCAGCAGGTACCCTGAATGTGATTTTGCAGTGTGGGATAAGCCGCAAATCGAAGGAGGGGGTGATACTTCGACTACGCTCAGTACAGGCAACGCAAAAGTAGTCCTCTGCCCGAAATGCGGTAATGCGCTAGTTGAAACTAAAAAAGGTATTAAGTGCTCTAGCAGGGAATGTGATTATAAAGAAGAGAATTAG
- a CDS encoding bifunctional (p)ppGpp synthetase/guanosine-3',5'-bis(diphosphate) 3'-pyrophosphohydrolase produces the protein MTLTQEQQTTDIEKTLKRILSCFKKQKDRMLIERAFVMARNAHEGQFRKSGEPYVVHPLDAALTLALMHLDPSTVAAAMLHDVVEDTNITEKELEKEFGEEISFLVNGVTKLGKLKYRGAERHAENLRKMLLAMAEDIRVVLIKFADRLHNMKTLSALPEAKRRRIALETMEIYAPIAMRLGVAEIAKQLEDLAFPHLYPDEYKFIDEEVKKRYPARGQYLDRVKPMLLRELKKEKIVPLEVHARAKHMYSLWRKLQKYDYNWDAIHDLVAARIIVKSIEECYAALGVIHKLWKPLPGRIKDYIALPKGNGYQSLHTTVFCVDGVTTEFQIRTPEMHEHAENGIAAHWAYNEKGKPNKGAKANDPKLSWVRQISDWQKEIAESEELMENLKIDIFKDRIFVFSPRGDVFDLPEGATPVDFAYAIHSTLGDECGGAQVNGKMVPLNYELQSGDVIEIIRAKGREPSRAWLEFVKTNQARSHIRTWLKKKNRDENLLRGLEIINRELELYKQLSWDKLPKEKKEELLSHLASKTLDDILIGVGLGEISLQRVIRYLVDEKDVFTDKIQPVTLEKKNKGNDSFPIRISGQKGMKGRVAQCCTPIAGEPIIAYITVRSGASIHKKNCHSVRTVKEDGRLLPAYWDKASQAKAALVSLVVFCYDRVGLMQDISTVAANQNINIATLSVRTENDVAAISLTIEVRSLEELRGFISKIKAIRDVREVKRA, from the coding sequence ATGACCCTTACGCAAGAACAACAAACAACGGATATTGAAAAAACGCTCAAACGAATTTTATCTTGTTTTAAGAAACAAAAAGATAGAATGCTTATTGAACGCGCTTTTGTGATGGCAAGAAATGCCCACGAGGGGCAATTCCGAAAATCCGGCGAGCCCTACGTTGTGCATCCGCTTGATGCCGCTCTCACTCTTGCCCTGATGCACCTTGACCCATCTACCGTTGCCGCGGCTATGCTGCACGACGTTGTTGAAGACACCAATATCACAGAAAAAGAACTTGAAAAGGAATTCGGCGAAGAAATAAGCTTCTTGGTGAATGGCGTAACAAAATTGGGAAAATTAAAGTATCGCGGGGCTGAACGACACGCAGAAAACTTGCGCAAAATGCTTCTTGCAATGGCAGAAGATATTCGTGTTGTGCTGATTAAGTTTGCTGACCGCTTGCACAACATGAAAACACTTTCGGCGCTGCCAGAAGCAAAACGCCGCCGCATCGCGCTTGAAACAATGGAAATCTACGCGCCGATTGCCATGCGTCTTGGTGTCGCGGAAATTGCCAAACAGCTTGAGGACTTGGCATTTCCCCATCTCTATCCCGACGAATACAAGTTTATTGATGAAGAAGTAAAAAAACGCTATCCCGCGCGCGGACAGTATCTTGATCGCGTAAAACCTATGCTTCTGCGCGAATTAAAAAAAGAAAAAATCGTGCCACTGGAGGTTCATGCGCGCGCAAAGCACATGTACAGCTTGTGGCGAAAATTACAAAAATACGATTACAATTGGGACGCGATTCACGACCTAGTTGCCGCGCGCATCATCGTAAAATCGATTGAGGAATGTTACGCCGCGCTCGGCGTAATACATAAACTATGGAAGCCATTGCCCGGCCGCATTAAGGATTACATTGCCCTACCAAAAGGAAACGGCTACCAAAGCTTGCATACCACGGTTTTTTGCGTGGACGGTGTTACGACGGAGTTTCAGATTCGCACGCCGGAAATGCACGAACACGCGGAAAATGGTATCGCCGCGCACTGGGCATACAACGAAAAAGGGAAACCAAATAAGGGCGCGAAAGCAAACGACCCAAAGCTCTCTTGGGTGCGCCAAATCAGTGATTGGCAAAAAGAAATCGCGGAGTCAGAGGAACTAATGGAAAATCTCAAAATAGATATTTTCAAAGACAGAATCTTTGTATTTTCTCCGCGAGGCGATGTGTTTGATTTGCCAGAAGGAGCAACTCCGGTTGACTTTGCCTATGCCATTCACTCCACTCTCGGAGATGAGTGCGGCGGCGCGCAGGTAAATGGCAAAATGGTTCCACTAAACTACGAACTCCAGAGCGGCGATGTGATAGAGATTATTCGCGCCAAAGGACGCGAGCCTTCTCGCGCATGGCTAGAGTTTGTTAAAACAAACCAGGCGCGTTCGCATATTCGCACGTGGCTAAAGAAAAAAAATCGCGATGAAAATCTTTTGCGTGGACTTGAAATAATAAACCGTGAGCTTGAGCTATACAAACAATTATCTTGGGACAAGCTGCCTAAAGAGAAAAAGGAGGAATTACTCTCTCATCTTGCGAGTAAAACGCTTGATGATATTCTTATAGGCGTTGGCTTAGGCGAGATTTCCTTGCAAAGAGTCATCCGTTATCTGGTTGATGAGAAAGATGTTTTTACTGATAAAATTCAGCCCGTAACTTTAGAGAAAAAAAACAAAGGCAACGATTCTTTCCCTATTCGTATCTCTGGCCAGAAAGGCATGAAAGGACGCGTCGCGCAATGTTGCACGCCAATCGCCGGTGAACCTATAATCGCGTATATCACGGTACGATCTGGCGCAAGCATTCACAAAAAAAATTGTCATAGCGTCCGCACTGTTAAGGAGGACGGCAGGTTACTCCCTGCTTACTGGGATAAGGCCTCGCAAGCAAAAGCTGCCTTAGTTTCTCTTGTAGTTTTTTGTTACGACAGGGTAGGACTGATGCAGGATATCAGCACTGTTGCTGCTAACCAAAATATCAACATTGCCACGCTGAGCGTGCGTACGGAAAATGATGTTGCCGCAATATCGCTAACGATAGAGGTGCGTTCGTTGGAGGAATTACGAGGATTCATCAGTAAAATTAAAGCAATTCGCGACGTGCGCGAGGTCAAACGGGCGTAA
- a CDS encoding aminoacyl-tRNA hydrolase: MTESTNKIIILGLGNIGKEYEGSPHNAGFMVVDAVAKKLNAQFRPARGGTSNGASVSYENYAITLVKPTTFMNKSGTALHELLKNLELPHENIWVIHDDVDLVLGTIKIVQNRGAGGHKGVASIIDTLGANNFTRFRVGIRPARMPASRSMDIMNAFVVKPFGGKEKEEFADAIARCTEAIFVALDKGIARAMNEFN; this comes from the coding sequence ATGACGGAATCAACAAATAAAATTATAATCCTCGGCCTTGGCAATATTGGCAAAGAATACGAGGGCTCTCCGCACAACGCCGGCTTTATGGTTGTTGACGCTGTGGCAAAAAAGTTAAACGCGCAATTCCGCCCCGCTAGAGGTGGTACCTCTAACGGGGCAAGCGTATCATATGAGAATTATGCTATTACTCTGGTAAAGCCCACTACCTTCATGAACAAATCTGGCACTGCGCTTCACGAATTATTAAAAAATCTTGAACTGCCGCATGAAAATATTTGGGTGATACACGACGATGTTGACCTTGTGCTTGGTACTATAAAGATTGTACAAAACCGCGGCGCCGGCGGACACAAAGGTGTTGCTTCTATTATAGATACACTTGGCGCAAATAATTTCACGCGCTTTCGTGTCGGCATCCGCCCCGCGCGCATGCCTGCAAGCAGATCAATGGATATTATGAACGCGTTTGTCGTTAAGCCATTCGGTGGAAAAGAAAAAGAAGAGTTTGCGGACGCAATCGCGCGCTGCACCGAGGCTATTTTTGTCGCGCTTGATAAAGGAATTGCGCGGGCGATGAATGAGTTTAATTAA
- the dprA gene encoding DNA-protecting protein DprA, producing MTQQEKFPVSQITNSDETYPALLKEIHDPPSPLYIRGDITTTQTIPFVAIVGTRKCTSYGKQVTMNLVRDLTRAGVGIASGMALGIDTVAHQTALEENGKTIAVLGSGIDDASIYPRANMRLAKNILENGGAIVSEYEPASPTYPSNFPARNRIIAGLARMTVVIEAPYESGALITARFALEQNRDVGAVPGPLYTKQSEGTNDFIAKGAVCVRSASDILQALGIENAHAGTKQQPIFSSPEEERVYKTLQDTGTPLSIDKIIELTTLLPSQVVSCINSLKLANNVKDVGGERYICNA from the coding sequence ATGACACAACAAGAAAAATTTCCAGTTTCTCAAATCACAAATAGCGACGAAACCTATCCTGCGTTACTAAAAGAAATTCACGACCCGCCGTCACCGCTATATATAAGAGGTGATATTACAACAACGCAAACAATTCCATTTGTTGCAATTGTTGGCACGCGCAAATGCACTTCTTACGGAAAACAAGTTACAATGAATCTTGTGCGTGATTTGACACGCGCCGGCGTTGGCATTGCAAGCGGCATGGCGCTTGGCATAGACACGGTGGCGCATCAAACAGCGCTTGAAGAAAATGGCAAAACCATTGCCGTGCTTGGCTCTGGCATAGATGATGCTTCTATATATCCCCGCGCCAATATGCGGCTTGCAAAAAACATTCTTGAAAATGGCGGCGCAATAGTAAGCGAATACGAGCCAGCCAGCCCGACTTATCCATCTAATTTTCCAGCACGCAATCGCATCATCGCTGGCCTCGCCCGTATGACAGTTGTTATAGAAGCGCCATACGAGAGCGGCGCTCTGATTACAGCGCGCTTTGCGCTTGAACAAAACCGCGACGTAGGAGCTGTGCCGGGTCCGCTGTACACCAAACAATCGGAAGGAACAAATGATTTTATTGCAAAAGGAGCTGTGTGCGTGCGCTCTGCTAGCGATATTCTACAAGCCCTTGGTATAGAAAATGCGCATGCGGGCACGAAACAACAGCCAATCTTCTCTTCACCCGAAGAAGAAAGAGTATATAAGACACTGCAAGACACTGGCACGCCTCTCTCTATTGACAAGATTATAGAATTAACTACATTATTACCTTCGCAAGTCGTTTCTTGCATTAACTCATTAAAACTTGCTAATAATGTTAAAGATGTGGGAGGTGAACGATATATATGCAACGCATAA
- a CDS encoding histidine--tRNA ligase — protein sequence MKNNFQIPSGMHDILPEQQNVWQKINDTLSSIAQFYGFQRIDTSIMEDSELYIKGTGESSEIVQKQMYTLKTAGGDSLTLRPEMTPGIIRAYLEHGMPNLASPMKLYASGPVFRRERPQSGRYRQFHQFDLETIGEQDPVLDVQIIQFCAVALQSLHVGPFIIHINSIGCNQCRPHYKKALKDFYRSKLRQVCADCRARYKTNVLRILDCKDEKCQRVRTQVPPILDYLCEECHNHFKLVLEYMDATGFSYIVNHYLVRGLDYYTKTVFEIFAGDVSTSTEQTPVALAGGGRYDGLVRLLGGKDTPAVGMAMGMERIMNILEEKKATFGKEARIRVFLVQLGDLAKKKSLGLMERFRLSGIPVQESLGRASIKSQLRIADKVGAEFALILGQKEAIDGTVIVREMENGIQETVPLEQIVSYLKKRFAG from the coding sequence ATGAAGAATAATTTTCAAATTCCATCGGGGATGCATGACATTTTGCCGGAACAGCAAAATGTTTGGCAAAAAATAAACGACACGCTTAGCTCCATAGCGCAATTTTATGGTTTCCAGAGAATCGACACGTCCATAATGGAAGATTCGGAACTTTACATAAAAGGAACCGGTGAGAGCAGCGAAATAGTGCAAAAGCAAATGTATACACTAAAAACAGCGGGAGGCGACTCACTGACATTGCGTCCAGAAATGACTCCGGGAATTATACGTGCCTATCTGGAGCATGGAATGCCCAACCTAGCATCGCCAATGAAGCTCTATGCTTCGGGCCCGGTGTTTCGCAGAGAACGTCCGCAATCAGGCAGGTATAGACAATTTCACCAGTTTGACTTGGAAACAATCGGTGAGCAGGATCCAGTGCTGGATGTGCAAATTATTCAATTTTGCGCAGTTGCGTTGCAATCCCTGCATGTTGGTCCATTCATAATCCACATAAATAGTATAGGATGCAACCAGTGCCGTCCGCACTACAAAAAAGCTTTAAAAGATTTTTATCGCAGTAAATTGCGGCAGGTGTGCGCGGATTGCCGCGCGCGCTATAAAACAAATGTTTTGCGCATACTTGATTGTAAAGATGAGAAGTGCCAGCGCGTGCGAACGCAAGTTCCGCCAATACTTGATTATCTTTGCGAAGAGTGCCATAATCATTTCAAGTTAGTCTTGGAATATATGGACGCCACCGGGTTTTCATATATAGTCAACCATTATCTTGTACGCGGCCTGGACTACTATACTAAAACCGTATTTGAAATCTTCGCGGGCGATGTATCTACCTCAACAGAGCAAACGCCAGTTGCGCTTGCTGGGGGCGGTCGTTATGATGGTTTGGTAAGATTACTTGGAGGAAAGGATACGCCAGCAGTTGGCATGGCGATGGGCATGGAGCGCATTATGAATATATTAGAGGAGAAGAAAGCTACTTTTGGGAAAGAGGCGCGGATACGTGTATTTTTGGTTCAGCTTGGTGATTTGGCTAAGAAAAAAAGCTTGGGATTGATGGAGCGATTTCGTTTGTCGGGAATTCCCGTGCAGGAATCACTCGGTCGCGCGTCAATTAAATCTCAGTTAAGGATTGCCGATAAAGTTGGCGCGGAGTTTGCGCTTATTCTTGGGCAGAAAGAGGCGATCGACGGAACTGTAATCGTGCGCGAAATGGAAAACGGCATACAGGAAACAGTGCCGCTTGAACAAATTGTATCGTATTTGAAAAAAAGATTTGCAGGTTAA
- a CDS encoding DEAD/DEAH box helicase has translation MEKGVLWFEENWHHILSSRTERSWWNYQLFEIYPNQKISLSEFLRKLDDLGYRKEQSVHNPGDFAARGGIVDVFALTMRTALRIEFQGNTIDTISPIFSIKNEELEKPLKKLIEKRASPLPQMPLVEGMFVVHEDHGIARFAGIEGLTLQGGSDPPFANHRNDTALKREGQYLILEYAAGDKILVPVEVARKVTPYIGFGTPTIHRLGGNLWEKTKQKARDDIIKTAQELAQIYAKRELATREPYSAERAMEEDFASQFPHEETRDQTVAIQEVFLDMEKEYPMDRLICGDVGFGKTEIALRAIARAVFSGRQTALIAPTTVLAWQHFRTLQERIAAFPIRVAMLSRITSKQEQKEILEGLASGAIDIVIGTHRLLSKDVRFKNLGLLVVDEEQRFGVRHKEHMKKMRAHIDILSLSATPIPRTLSFTLSGLRDVSIIQTSPPNRMPIKTIAAPWDKKIMQKAIEEELARNGQIYFLHNKVQTIYKVAQDVRELFPDARVEVSHAKLPDHQLIATMDEFRKGKIDILVATTIIENGLDISNVNTLIVDDVTRLGLAQAHQIRGRIGRGDVQAYAYLLYPEKSLDDAAKERVETLETLQFLGAGYQIALKDLEMRGAGNLLGRDQSGTLNKIGLNLYCQMLQDAIEKIRTEIQMP, from the coding sequence TTGGAAAAGGGCGTTTTGTGGTTTGAGGAAAACTGGCACCATATTCTTTCATCTCGCACGGAACGTTCTTGGTGGAACTACCAGCTATTCGAAATATACCCGAACCAAAAAATTTCCCTCTCGGAATTTTTACGCAAACTAGACGATCTTGGCTATCGCAAAGAGCAATCGGTACATAACCCTGGCGACTTTGCGGCGCGCGGCGGAATTGTTGATGTATTTGCGCTCACGATGCGCACGGCGCTGCGCATTGAGTTCCAAGGAAATACCATCGACACAATTTCGCCGATATTCTCAATCAAAAACGAGGAGCTTGAAAAACCGTTAAAAAAATTAATTGAAAAACGCGCGTCTCCCCTGCCGCAGATGCCGCTTGTTGAGGGAATGTTTGTAGTACACGAAGATCACGGAATAGCTCGGTTCGCGGGAATTGAGGGTCTGACCCTCCAAGGAGGGTCAGACCCTCCTTTTGCCAATCATAGAAACGATACTGCGCTTAAACGTGAAGGGCAATATCTTATTCTAGAGTATGCCGCTGGCGACAAAATTCTCGTCCCTGTTGAAGTTGCGCGTAAAGTAACACCCTACATCGGCTTTGGTACGCCGACTATTCATCGTCTTGGCGGCAACCTGTGGGAAAAGACAAAACAGAAGGCCCGCGATGATATTATTAAAACCGCGCAAGAACTAGCGCAAATATACGCCAAACGCGAGCTTGCGACACGAGAGCCATACAGCGCGGAGCGCGCTATGGAAGAAGATTTTGCTTCGCAATTCCCGCACGAAGAAACGCGAGATCAAACAGTCGCGATCCAGGAAGTATTTTTGGATATGGAAAAAGAATATCCTATGGATCGCTTAATTTGCGGCGATGTGGGGTTTGGCAAAACCGAGATTGCTTTGCGCGCCATAGCCCGCGCGGTATTTTCCGGCCGCCAGACGGCGCTCATTGCGCCAACGACTGTGCTCGCGTGGCAGCACTTTCGCACCTTACAAGAACGCATTGCCGCATTTCCTATTCGCGTGGCTATGCTTTCTCGAATAACATCAAAACAAGAACAAAAAGAAATTCTTGAGGGCCTGGCCAGTGGCGCTATTGATATTGTTATCGGCACGCATCGCCTACTGAGCAAAGATGTTCGCTTCAAAAACTTGGGATTGCTTGTGGTTGATGAGGAGCAAAGATTTGGCGTGCGCCACAAAGAGCACATGAAAAAAATGCGCGCGCATATTGATATTCTTTCGCTGTCGGCAACGCCAATTCCCCGCACGCTTTCATTCACGCTTTCCGGCCTGCGCGATGTCAGCATCATTCAAACTTCTCCGCCAAATCGCATGCCAATAAAAACTATTGCGGCGCCGTGGGATAAAAAGATAATGCAAAAAGCTATTGAAGAAGAGCTGGCACGCAACGGACAGATTTACTTTCTGCACAACAAAGTGCAAACAATTTACAAAGTCGCGCAGGATGTCCGCGAGCTCTTTCCAGATGCCAGAGTTGAAGTGAGCCATGCCAAGCTTCCCGACCACCAGCTCATCGCCACTATGGACGAATTCCGTAAGGGCAAAATTGATATACTTGTTGCAACTACCATTATTGAAAATGGCCTTGATATTTCTAACGTCAACACGCTAATAGTTGATGATGTCACGCGGCTCGGCCTAGCGCAGGCGCACCAAATTCGCGGTAGGATCGGTCGCGGCGACGTACAGGCCTACGCGTATTTGCTTTACCCCGAAAAATCTCTGGACGACGCGGCCAAAGAACGCGTGGAGACTTTGGAAACATTGCAATTCTTAGGCGCCGGTTATCAAATAGCATTAAAAGACCTTGAGATGCGCGGCGCCGGCAACCTGCTTGGCCGCGACCAGAGCGGCACGCTCAATAAAATCGGCTTAAACCTTTATTGCCAAATGCTGCAGGACGCGATTGAGAAAATAAGAACAGAAATACAGATGCCATAA